ATTTATTATGTGTTGTGAATAACTCGTCGAGTGCGGTGGATTCTCCTTGTTGCATGTTGGTTGATGATCTATGAAAACTGGTGTTACTCGTCCTCTAAGTTGAATAAGATGTAGGACATAGAAACAAATTGGATTTTTCAATGAAGGGCTTGACATTTCAAGAAGATTGATAATGGATGGTGTGTTTTCTTGACTGTGTATACATGCCAAGATACGAAGTTCAATATCTGAAGTTGATTGTTCAATGGTTCTTCTCCTATTTAAGGATAAGTACCTCTTAGATGGATCATATAGGAATTTCACAATGGGTGTTGTGGCTGCTGTTATCCATATTAAAGCTATCAACCCAATACCATATGATTCTTCATCTATAAGCTGCaacaaatcacatatatattcaCATTCAAATATGTAACTATTATTGATTAACATCATTGCACTCATTAAAGTATCATTACGTTTGATGGTGCGACATTGTTGATTtgaaactaaataaatattgtgaatttcataaaaatagatTTACATATGATCAATTAGTCTGGAagaaaaattgtaacaaagttaATGGTCGAAATTAGCAATATCACATCACCAAATATAATTTCACGTCATTAATGAATATGACACTTCGTGAAAAATAATGATACTTTAGActtatgatatttatatatttctcaAACTAAATTAGAGAAATAATGATACATTAGCAACTAAATTGTTTATTCCctatttttatctttatgcaACATAACCAGATACATGAttgaaaaatagaagaaaattatAGTGATTCTTACATGAAGATATAGAGCAGTCTGCAAGTAAATCAATTGTGTGATGCCTTGAGCACTCATAAGTAGTCCTAAAGATAGAACATCAGTAACTGGCATCTTCCAATAAATTGAAGGCAACATAGTTCCAGCAACCTTCCCCAAAGATGCAAATATAGCAACAATTTGCACTATTACAAAGCTACGAGtattaattagaaaaatattgaaattagcACCATTAAAAAGGAAATACAATGGCAAGAAAACCGCTGACACAATTGCATCCAACCTTTCAGTCAATGCTGATCCTAATGGAGGCCCATCAGGTACAGCCAGACCTAAAATTACAGGACCAATCATATAATGTTCTCCAATAACCTCACTAAATAATGAGCAGCCCAATATCATTAAAAACACTGAAAATATGTATGATTCTTTGATTGGTTTTCCTTCAGGTGTTTTTCTTATCATCCAAAACATTATAGGCCTAAGAACGCATAGTATGATAATAACCATAACAAGCAAAGAAACTCCCGTCCAAGTAAAAGGATGGTGCTTTAAATCTGCTGAACTTGATTGTTTTTCTGTGAGTTTAGCAGTAACCCACAATAACGAAAAGGCTCCATCAACCATGGAGGCAGATATCGCTATTCGACCCATTTCTGAGTTCAATAGCTTTAAATCGGCTAAGTGGATTGCGGTGGTGTGGAATGAACCGGTTGAAAAGATAAATGCGAGGACAAATATGGACTTGCAGAGAATTTGGTCGGGGGTTATTAGTAGTTTTCCTAGGAGACGTGCGATGAAATTGCTCATTAATAGTGgtacaaaaaatgaaaatgttccAATTGCCCAAGCTTTTTTCCCTGATCTTGTAACAAGACTTAGATCGATTTTTACTCCAATTAAGAACAAGAACATCATTATCCCAAAATATGAGATTGTCTGGCTAATGAAGAATGTTTTTTGTggaaatatccatttttttatgaGCTCACTTTGCCCGAAAACTGATGGACCTAGTACCAAGCCAGCCTGAAtacatttcaaaaacaaaagaattaatTAGCATGTTTTATATCTTAATCTTAATGTTAATAATATACAAATATGTTGTTACCAAATCATCAGTTTTATCATGTTTAGGTGAAATATATTTGGAAATACAATTTTCTTAACCATTTTTAGCATGAATACAATTCAAAAACGAAAGAGTTAATTAGCATGTTTAGGTGTcaacttttaataattttgttacCAAATCATCATTTGGAAATACAATTATCTTAACCATTTTAAACCTTTCAAGGATTACAATTCATCATCGTTCttcatgttttatttaaaaggaTTGATCTTTGTGAcacaatatttgaaaattaaaattttcccTCACTTGATGTATGAATTCTGGTCTTAAATACAGAAAGAAAAAACGTATTTGAAATCGGACACAAGAACAACTAAGTCTAACACAATAGAGCCACTCATTTTGTCACTAGCAAAAGGAACGTTTTCCCTTTTGActcttagttttttctttttttcaagttTTCCCTCCTCACATTAAACACAGAAACCTTAAACCCTCTTCTATGAAGTCCTCTTCGTAACCAAGACAAAATTCATAatctcattttctctctctagtgGTCTCAAATCAATTAACTCTCTCATTTTCAATTCTCTCTATGAAAGAATGTAAATCAAAAACCACGAGCAAGGACGTAGGTACATACTTCAAACCACTCTCCAGCTACGACAAAGATTCCCTATTCTTGCATTTATTCTCTCACAATTTATGTTTTGTCTCTCATTTATTATTCGCTctatctcttttcttttcttccacAATAGGCAAATTTGGAAGGAAATAGAAAGAAGCTGGTGCGAGAGATGAAAATTTCTAGAAGTAATTTTGTTTATACTTTAAAACCATTTGCTTGGTGTTCATTGATTATTGTGGTTTATATTGACTATTATGTGGCTTGGCAATATGTTTTTATGAAATCATTTTCAATGTATAATAGTTATCTTGTGCAACTTGACTTATAGTTGTTTGATGATCATAATTAGGAAATTATTAAAAGGAGGCATTGCAAtccctgtgagcttagctcagttggtaggaatatctttacaattaaattgtgtgagctctaaccactaggctatttGTCCAAAACTTGTAATAAGGATTGTGTTTTAAACTGAATGTTTACAATATTGTAAAGATTCTTTTTGACATATTacaaatttgtcattttttataatttaataaaagatatcttttaaaataaggataaaaacttaataaaacatataaaacatTGCATTTCGTTCACTTTTCAAATAGTAGAATGAGAAATTTGTTCCATACCGTCATAAAACTCGTATAAACAATTTCATAAGAATTAATATATTCTAATGTTGTATAGATTCCTGTCATGTttctatttatatgatttaaggataatatttatgtaaaatattaaatatcatttaatgttgtgaataagttttttttactatttgtcaaaaaaaaagtttttttttactaatataaatatgaataatttattacatattaagtatgtttatttaatataaaagtaaaaaattgttatCCATTCCATTATGTTCATTATTCAAACAATGGAATAGGAAATGTATTATGCTTCTTCATAAAATATCTCAACAgtgaaagaaatatttttatttcattccgCTCTACTTCAGAGACTAAATTGAATGAtgttaaagaattaatggacctggatatttgtttttcaatttcaatgatCATTTGGAAATATTTGTTATTCTCATTTGATCAACATCTAATTTCAATGTATTCACTTAATAACTTGATACATCGATGACCAATGAAGAGAAGAAGCtagtatttcatttttaatagacatatattttagaaaatattaaatatctTACCAGCGTTTGTGGAACGAAGCTGCTCTCCCCAAGTGGTTCAAGTGTGATTTGTAAAATTGTGGTCAAGAAAGAAACTAAGGAGGTTTGCAGCAATAGCACTGGCAATGTGAAACTAAATGGATTATCATGAAAGAAAATTCCTCTTGAACTTTGATAATTGATCATGTGTTCACATACCCATATCGTTCCGTTTGGTGTAACACCGGTAATGTTCGCGTTTTCGCTTGTTGCAGCCATGTCTTATTAATTACTGCAAATCAAGCTTGATATATTTGGAGAAGAGAATATGTAATTAGTTAATTGATCTCCATGAAATTGACGAAgaggaaaggaaagaaaatagagtgaaagacaatttttagatttatttggAGGATGTAACTTTGTAAGAAGTATATTGATTATAAATTTAATAGCGGTAACGCTGAATTATGGGTTTAATGTTTTAAATTAGTTATGTTTTGTGATTAGTTTATGATGATGATATTTTTAGTAGTAAATCAGCG
Above is a genomic segment from Medicago truncatula cultivar Jemalong A17 chromosome 5, MtrunA17r5.0-ANR, whole genome shotgun sequence containing:
- the LOC11406005 gene encoding cation/H(+) antiporter 15; the protein is MAATSENANITGVTPNGTIWAGLVLGPSVFGQSELIKKWIFPQKTFFISQTISYFGIMMFLFLIGVKIDLSLVTRSGKKAWAIGTFSFFVPLLMSNFIARLLGKLLITPDQILCKSIFVLAFIFSTGSFHTTAIHLADLKLLNSEMGRIAISASMVDGAFSLLWVTAKLTEKQSSSADLKHHPFTWTGVSLLVMVIIILCVLRPIMFWMIRKTPEGKPIKESYIFSVFLMILGCSLFSEVIGEHYMIGPVILGLAVPDGPPLGSALTERLDAIVSAVFLPLYFLFNGANFNIFLINTRSFVIVQIVAIFASLGKVAGTMLPSIYWKMPVTDVLSLGLLMSAQGITQLIYLQTALYLHLIDEESYGIGLIALIWITAATTPIVKFLYDPSKRYLSLNRRRTIEQSTSDIELRILACIHSQENTPSIINLLEMSSPSLKNPICFYVLHLIQLRGRVTPVFIDHQPTCNKENPPHSTSYSQHIINAFRSYEQQNSNNVVVKLFTSISPYETMHDEICMQVAEKRVCLLIVPFHRQWIPNEISESAAPIRALNRHLLRKAPCSIGILIERGTLSRNNPLTSVSFFSVGIIFIEGADDREALAYAMRMAHHPNVRVTLVRIMEPRKKNRNLTNRDPDGDLIHRFKVDCIKIKRHDYKEEIARDSVEMVNVIRSLEGCFDLILVGRRHTSESNLFSGLSEWNEYPELGPIGDMLVASDSTFDGSVLVIQQQKKSGVGYHDLNLDCGIVKTKQEPVTIVEVPNDRNVRPII